Proteins encoded in a region of the Paenibacillus sp. W2I17 genome:
- a CDS encoding MFS transporter, whose translation MEHTVQKSFKKFLVVWFGQLISMIGIGLTAFSLGVYAFEKTNTATSVALITLFTFLPNILLRPIGGVLADRFDRRTMMIIGDLGSAAGLIFILSIMLTGDIQLWHIYVGVAFSSVFSALQSPAYKASATDLLDKDQFSKGSGLVQLAESSKFLFSPIIAGILLSITTIEVILVINILTFLVAILAVLVIRKSMKVEREDREGKNWITDIQEGWREVVTNKGVLLLVVIISLVTFYLGFLETLIGPMLLSFTDAKTLGTFQSVSAIGMLISSLCIGIFTITKRYASVLVMGLILCGLSFSLLGISTNIYFIIFAGFLFLSSLPFVNMSADVLVRNNIANDKQGRVWGIIGILSQLGFIIAYSLAGFLADHVFNPLLMEGGALASSVGQIIGTGPGRGIAFLFIIAGLFVILIAIITSRLKMIKSLEQSPDIAAPSDVGGLAHD comes from the coding sequence ATGGAACATACCGTTCAAAAATCATTTAAAAAGTTTCTGGTAGTGTGGTTCGGTCAGCTCATCTCCATGATTGGGATTGGACTTACAGCCTTCTCCTTGGGGGTGTATGCCTTCGAAAAAACGAATACGGCAACAAGTGTTGCATTGATTACCTTATTCACGTTTCTGCCGAATATCCTGCTTCGACCTATTGGAGGGGTACTGGCAGACCGATTCGACCGTCGAACGATGATGATTATCGGCGACCTGGGGTCGGCAGCCGGTTTGATTTTCATTCTGTCCATTATGCTCACAGGAGATATCCAATTATGGCATATCTATGTGGGAGTGGCCTTTAGTTCGGTGTTTTCCGCGTTGCAGAGCCCGGCATATAAGGCCTCTGCTACGGACCTGCTGGATAAGGATCAATTCTCAAAAGGAAGCGGTCTTGTACAACTGGCTGAATCCTCGAAGTTCCTGTTTTCACCCATCATTGCGGGCATTCTGCTTAGTATAACAACCATTGAAGTCATTCTGGTCATTAATATTCTGACATTCCTGGTTGCCATTCTGGCTGTGCTGGTTATTCGGAAGAGCATGAAGGTGGAGCGTGAGGATCGAGAAGGAAAAAACTGGATCACCGATATTCAAGAGGGCTGGAGAGAAGTTGTAACCAACAAGGGAGTACTGTTGCTGGTGGTGATTATTTCACTTGTCACCTTTTATCTGGGATTCCTGGAGACACTCATTGGTCCGATGCTTCTGTCATTCACGGATGCAAAGACACTTGGAACGTTTCAGTCTGTTAGCGCCATCGGCATGCTGATTAGCAGCTTGTGCATCGGCATATTTACAATAACAAAGAGATATGCAAGTGTACTTGTGATGGGTCTGATTTTGTGCGGTTTGTCCTTTTCGCTTCTGGGGATATCCACCAACATTTATTTTATTATCTTCGCAGGTTTTCTGTTCCTGTCATCGCTGCCGTTTGTCAATATGAGCGCAGATGTGCTGGTGCGAAACAATATCGCCAACGATAAGCAGGGCAGGGTATGGGGAATCATTGGTATTCTGTCACAACTCGGGTTTATTATTGCGTACAGTTTGGCTGGATTTCTGGCCGACCATGTATTTAATCCGTTGCTGATGGAGGGGGGAGCACTGGCTTCGTCTGTTGGTCAAATTATTGGAACTGGGCCAGGCAGAGGTATTGCCTTTCTGTTTATCATCGCGGGTCTGTTTGTTATTCTGATCGCAATAATCACATCCCGCTTGAAAATGATCAAATCTCTGGAGCAGAGCCCAGATATAGCGGCCCCATCCGATGTTGGCGGGTTGGCGCACGATTAA